Proteins encoded by one window of Octopus bimaculoides isolate UCB-OBI-ISO-001 chromosome 4, ASM119413v2, whole genome shotgun sequence:
- the LOC106868775 gene encoding uncharacterized protein LOC106868775: MMRNSKLSIRTPEATMDKFFDNLTEVLDRYKFESHDIYNCDETGVTTVQRPNRKAAEKGVKQVGAMTSAERGTLVRVCLAVNANGYSMLVFPRVHFREYFIANDPTSCCGSANPSEWMKGGDFLKFLEHFVKHTRSSKELLDKHNSHISLAIIDFCRNNGILLLSFPPHCSQKLQLLDRSVYGSLKKYVNRACDG, translated from the coding sequence ATGATGCGAAATTCCAAACTCTCCATCCGAACCCCAGAAGCTACAATGGACAAGTTTTTCGATAATCTGACAGAGGTGCTTGACCGTTACAAGTTTGAGAGCCATGACATCTACAACTGTGATGAGACGGGTGTCACAACAGTGCAACGACCAAATCGAAAAGCGGCAGAGAAAGGAGTGAAACAAGTAGGAGCGATGACTTCCGCTGAGAGAGGGACACTGGTGAGAGTCTGCCTTGCAGTAAATGCCAACGGTTATTCAATGCTAGTGTTCCCTAGAGTCCACTTCCGTGAATACTTCATTGCTAATGATCCAACAAGTTGCTGCGGATCAGCAAATCCAAGTGAATGGATGAAGGGGGgagattttcttaaatttctgGAACACTTCGTGAAGCATACTCGTAGCAGCAAAGAGCTACTTGACAAACACAACTCCCATATCTCTTTGGCTATCATTGATTTCTGCCGAAACAATGGTATTCTTCTGCTATCATTCCCCCCACACTGCTCACAAAAGCTACAGCTACTCGATCGGAGTGTCTATGGTTCTCTTAAGAAATACGTGAATAGGGCATGTGATGGATAG